In Oryza sativa Japonica Group chromosome 2, ASM3414082v1, the following are encoded in one genomic region:
- the LOC9269114 gene encoding uncharacterized protein, producing the protein MVEASNPTQDMIDITGHVVHDDVSYDKDVLEIKLPDTVVTSDYGGNFVKDVCIDEGVLPHRKISAEKKLDEKSPPNFDFLMIDTNSDLTYGGKGDAKKYAHGQKPKTVLLPVGFAADDNTEKQCDLESRDTASDISEKKISLHELLKLESAEESKERLKLESAEESQTQHQSTTSAINEKNMPPVHEEAIAQVSTNDCNDVATASKTDELITSNVSSINNTNGSSATISDRHDATAALDKPMSTAETTDGLIGSKQFNEVGTAEAMPDALTSSSSSEVQPSEKSNDHPESFTSEPIADPQDENAVATSSSPHVVESSDANRQMNNKNSDNDGATDVHDFNQTDSESCADATNDGRISTSSTDAQKDSTHVDELDVPDNNAKGKSLIGNGYPLEPCSLGPSIMCNPVSTSGHIGNISIRSDSSTTSTRSFAFPVLQWDWNSSPVRMARAERRRNKRRRGWNKGFLCWKF; encoded by the exons ATGGTAGAAGCCTCAAATCCAACACAAGATATGATAGATATAACTGGACATGTAGTACATGATGATGTTTCTTACGACAAGGATGTTTTGGAGATAAAATTGCCAGATACTGTTGTTACTTCTGATTATGGTGGCAATTTTGTCAAGGATGTCTGCATCGATGAAGGAGTACTTCCGCATCGGAAAATTTCAGCAGAAAAAAAGTTAGATGAGAAGTCACCACCAAATTTTGATTTCCTAATGATAGACACGAATAGTGATCTAACATATGGGGGGAAAGGTGATGCTAAAAAATATGCACATGGACAGAAACCAAAAACTGTTCTCCTACCTGTTGGATTCGCTGCTGACGATAACACGGAGAAACAATGTGATCTTGAAAGCAGGGATACTGCTAGTGATATCAGTGAGAAGAAAATAAGTTTGCATGAGTTACTTAAGCTTGAAAGTGCAGAAGAATCCAAGGAAAGACTTAAACTTGAAAGTGCAGAAGAATCCCAGACCCAGCATCAAAGCACAACTTCTGcaataaatgaaaaaaacatGCCCCCTGTTCATGAAGAGGCTATTGCACAG GTTTCCACAAATGACTGCAATGATGTTGCAACTGCATCAAAAACTGATGAACTTATTACTAGCAACGTATCAAGTATCAATAACACCAACGGTTCATCAGCAACAATATCTGACAGACATGATGCAACCGCAGCATTAGATAAACCCATGTCCACTGCTGAGACTACTGACGGTTTAATTGGCTCCAAACAATTTAACGAAGTTGGAACAGCAGAAGCCATGCCTGATGCTCTGACATCAAGTAGTTCTTCAGAAGTCCAACCATCCGAAAAGAGCAACGACCACCCCGAAAGCTTCACCAGCGAGCCGATAGCGGATCCACAGGATGAAAATGCAGTGGCCACATCCTCATCACCTCATGTTGTAGAGTCCAGTGATGCAAATAGGCAGATGAACAACAAGAACTCTGACAACGATGGTGCTACTGATGTGCATGATTTCAACCAGACAGATTCAGAGAGCTGCGCAGACGCAACAAACGATGGCAGAATTAGCACGAGTTCTACCGATGCGCAAAAGGATTCCACTCATGTGGATGAACTAGATGTGCCTGATAATAATGCAAAGGGAAAATCTCTGATTGGCAATGGGTATCCCCTTGAGCCATGCTCTCTTGGGCCTAGCATCATGTGCAACCCAGTGTCGACCTCTGGTCACATTGGCAACATCTCCATCCGGTCAGATAGTAGCACGACAAGCACCCGGTCCTTCGCATTTCCAGT